A stretch of the Candidatus Saccharimonadales bacterium genome encodes the following:
- a CDS encoding SGNH/GDSL hydrolase family protein: MKHRLLVSLAIFITALVLLAIVQFLLIKYNGTPVPVPNIPRGPETYGNGPALTYVVLGDSTAVGQGGDYDKAIARGTARHLASNRQVTLHNFAISGARSADVLRSQLPEALKLRPDVVLLDIAANDVTHLTPVNKVVANIQDTVAALQSSNPAVRIVVTGAPQMGSVPRLPQPLRYAAKLRTNDINQALAKTIPAGRVVLAPLAAKTGPIFANNHKLFAADKFHPNTAGYQVWIPVLNDSLDEVMAKN; the protein is encoded by the coding sequence ATGAAACATAGACTTCTTGTATCACTAGCCATCTTTATTACCGCATTAGTGCTACTCGCTATCGTTCAATTTTTGCTGATCAAGTACAACGGCACGCCCGTACCGGTACCAAACATACCGCGCGGCCCCGAAACGTATGGCAATGGTCCGGCACTGACATATGTCGTGCTCGGTGATAGTACGGCAGTCGGGCAGGGCGGTGATTATGATAAGGCAATTGCCCGTGGCACGGCACGGCATCTGGCGTCAAATCGTCAAGTAACACTGCATAACTTTGCTATTTCTGGCGCGCGCTCGGCCGATGTCCTTCGTTCTCAACTTCCTGAAGCGCTCAAGCTGCGGCCTGACGTCGTACTACTGGACATAGCCGCCAATGACGTCACCCATTTGACGCCCGTCAATAAGGTTGTTGCCAACATTCAGGATACGGTGGCAGCATTGCAATCGAGTAATCCAGCAGTACGTATCGTCGTTACCGGCGCACCGCAGATGGGATCAGTCCCGAGGTTGCCACAGCCGCTCCGTTATGCCGCTAAATTGCGAACAAACGACATCAATCAAGCACTGGCAAAAACAATACCAGCCGGGCGTGTTGTTTTGGCACCATTGGCCGCCAAAACCGGTCCGATATTTGCGAACAATCACAAACTTTTTGCAGCTGATAAGTTTCATCCGAATACCGCTGGCTACCAGGTGTGGATTCCGGTGCTCAACGATTCACTGGATGAGGTTATGGCAAAGAATTGA
- a CDS encoding diacylglycerol kinase family protein, with translation MPSFSYIAIIFNPNSTGNAKKQAKQLHAVLQKKLPGVTTKLMPTQHGGHAIELAYEIAKTHKSPLIISASGDGGYNEVVNGAMRAVEEGSDPICAVLPSGNANDHARTMQDKPLAERIIADAVTRLELLEVTMTDDSNKTTSRYAHSYVGLGLTPTIAVELNKHTLNSFRETWIVLRTFWRLRPVVLRTAGHTSKVDSLICSVIPEMAKVLTLSDKAHPDDGMFEITTLPHNKKFMLVFRLLKGIFSHMGGTSRVHDYSCTVLEATPIQLDGEVMDLAANTELTISIRPAAIRTIV, from the coding sequence ATGCCGAGTTTTTCCTATATCGCAATCATATTTAATCCCAACAGCACTGGTAATGCCAAGAAGCAGGCCAAGCAGCTGCACGCTGTCCTGCAAAAGAAATTACCTGGCGTGACGACGAAACTGATGCCAACGCAGCACGGCGGGCATGCTATCGAACTTGCCTATGAAATTGCAAAAACTCACAAAAGCCCGCTTATCATATCTGCCAGCGGTGACGGTGGCTACAATGAGGTTGTGAACGGCGCTATGCGAGCCGTAGAGGAAGGTTCAGACCCGATTTGCGCTGTGCTGCCGTCCGGCAACGCCAATGATCATGCTCGTACCATGCAGGACAAACCGCTCGCCGAACGGATTATTGCAGATGCAGTGACCCGCCTGGAACTCTTAGAAGTTACCATGACCGATGATAGTAATAAAACGACATCGCGTTACGCTCACTCGTATGTGGGCCTTGGGTTAACCCCGACAATAGCTGTCGAGCTCAACAAGCACACCCTCAATTCTTTCCGCGAGACATGGATTGTACTCCGAACATTCTGGCGCTTGCGCCCAGTAGTGCTCCGTACGGCCGGGCATACTAGCAAAGTGGACAGCTTGATCTGTAGCGTCATACCCGAAATGGCGAAAGTGCTAACACTGTCTGACAAGGCGCATCCGGACGATGGTATGTTTGAAATCACAACCTTGCCACATAATAAGAAGTTTATGCTCGTGTTCCGCCTGCTCAAAGGCATCTTCTCTCATATGGGCGGCACCAGCCGGGTGCATGATTATAGCTGCACCGTTCTGGAAGCGACGCCGATCCAGTTGGACGGCGAGGTTATGGATCTGGCAGCCAATACTGAACTTACAATTTCAATCCGGCCAGCTGCGATCCGGACAATTGTATAA
- a CDS encoding DUF1775 domain-containing protein, with protein MKFRIFLSTATAGLLVALTLPSAVFAHIVVTPNEAVVGARTTFSMSVPNEKDVAVTELKLSIPDGIKEVQPTVHPGWTITTTEDAITWSGGEIPAGQRDDFTFRTQAPAQRTNLVWKAYQTYADGTTVAWDQKPTNTETEGETTGPYSTTNIVNDLTASKTTSAQTASVHEEKTDLLPLGISLVALIASVFALTRRRAGNTPPTA; from the coding sequence ATGAAATTCCGGATTTTTCTATCAACTGCTACAGCCGGCTTGCTGGTAGCGCTGACGCTGCCGTCCGCAGTCTTTGCGCATATCGTCGTGACCCCAAATGAAGCCGTCGTTGGTGCACGCACGACGTTTTCGATGAGCGTACCAAACGAAAAAGATGTGGCCGTCACCGAATTAAAGCTGAGTATTCCTGACGGCATTAAAGAAGTGCAGCCGACAGTTCATCCGGGCTGGACTATTACAACGACCGAAGACGCCATTACCTGGAGCGGCGGTGAAATTCCAGCCGGTCAGCGCGATGATTTTACATTCCGAACGCAGGCTCCAGCGCAGCGCACCAACCTCGTCTGGAAAGCTTACCAAACCTATGCCGACGGCACGACAGTAGCTTGGGATCAAAAACCAACCAATACAGAGACTGAAGGCGAGACAACCGGCCCGTACTCCACAACAAATATTGTCAACGACCTTACCGCGTCAAAGACGACCAGCGCACAAACTGCTAGCGTACACGAAGAAAAAACCGATTTGTTACCGCTCGGCATCAGTCTCGTGGCATTGATTGCCAGTGTTTTTGCCCTGACTCGTCGCAGAGCTGGCAACACACCGCCAACCGCCTAG
- a CDS encoding ferric reductase-like transmembrane domain-containing protein produces MKQTLQYWLSGVRLYLALGIGLITLEVWWWATTVFDDQRLAAVRLQEVYGWISVALLAVTLLIGPVTKIIINIPGKQQIREGRRMIGIGAAWFALLHAVIAYVGQFPGSNPLELPKVYQQSLLLGLVGLIILMILAATSMNAVMRALGVWWFRLHRLVYVSALAVLMHAFMIGAHATSVVVLAVLALISALWIGCNVYFLLRDPSQSVWRIIGLCYGTVLLLAVLNYGLTQHLGYNAVIQEHKGHLEQRK; encoded by the coding sequence ATGAAACAGACGTTGCAATATTGGCTTTCGGGCGTTCGGCTATATTTGGCGCTTGGAATTGGACTGATTACGCTCGAAGTCTGGTGGTGGGCAACCACCGTATTCGACGATCAACGTCTGGCTGCAGTGCGGTTGCAGGAAGTCTACGGCTGGATCAGCGTTGCGCTGTTGGCAGTTACTTTACTGATAGGTCCCGTCACAAAAATTATCATTAATATACCGGGCAAACAACAGATCCGCGAGGGCCGGCGAATGATCGGCATTGGCGCTGCTTGGTTTGCGCTGTTGCACGCTGTTATCGCGTACGTCGGACAGTTTCCGGGCAGCAACCCATTAGAGCTGCCGAAAGTTTATCAACAATCGCTACTACTCGGCCTGGTAGGTTTAATTATATTAATGATACTAGCCGCAACATCTATGAATGCCGTCATGCGAGCCTTGGGTGTTTGGTGGTTCCGGTTGCATCGGCTGGTGTATGTTAGTGCTTTGGCGGTGCTGATGCACGCCTTTATGATTGGTGCGCACGCTACGAGCGTTGTAGTCTTGGCGGTATTGGCACTGATATCGGCGCTTTGGATTGGCTGCAATGTATATTTCCTACTCCGTGATCCGTCGCAAAGTGTCTGGCGGATTATCGGACTTTGCTATGGTACTGTCTTGTTGCTTGCGGTGCTAAATTACGGGCTAACTCAACATTTGGGGTACAACGCGGTTATTCAGGAACACAAAGGTCATTTGGAGCAAAGAAAATAA
- a CDS encoding PRC and DUF2382 domain-containing protein, which produces MDYKQIIGQDAIDENGNKVGTIDQLYLDGDTDEPKWATVKSGLFGTKTHFVPLALAEAGDGSVLFHTTADTIKSAPGVEADQELTPSEQALLFRHYRQGQVGDDDDDEDATEEDAAGTVGHDTSGPTTDDAMTRSEERLQVGTEQEETGRVRLRKYIVTENVQQTVPVQREEVRLEREPITDENRGQATNGPDLSEEEHEVTLHAERPVINKETVPVERVRLDKEVITDEETVSEDIRKERIELAGDEDGKAR; this is translated from the coding sequence ATGGATTACAAACAAATAATTGGGCAGGATGCGATTGATGAGAATGGTAATAAAGTCGGAACAATTGATCAGTTGTATTTAGACGGCGACACCGATGAACCAAAGTGGGCAACAGTCAAATCTGGTCTGTTTGGTACCAAAACTCATTTCGTGCCTCTAGCGCTCGCGGAAGCAGGCGATGGCAGCGTGCTGTTTCATACCACTGCCGATACTATAAAGTCTGCGCCGGGAGTCGAGGCTGACCAGGAATTAACACCATCAGAACAAGCACTCTTATTCCGGCACTACCGCCAAGGGCAAGTTGGCGATGACGATGATGACGAAGACGCAACTGAAGAGGACGCTGCCGGCACAGTCGGTCACGATACGAGCGGACCGACAACAGACGACGCCATGACGCGTTCCGAAGAGCGCCTGCAGGTGGGAACCGAACAGGAAGAAACCGGACGAGTCCGACTACGTAAGTATATTGTTACCGAAAATGTTCAGCAAACCGTGCCGGTACAGCGCGAAGAAGTACGCCTAGAGCGCGAACCGATTACAGACGAAAACCGTGGTCAAGCGACAAACGGACCAGATTTATCAGAAGAGGAGCACGAAGTCACACTGCACGCCGAACGACCCGTTATTAATAAAGAAACGGTACCCGTGGAGCGAGTTCGTTTGGACAAAGAAGTCATTACCGACGAAGAAACCGTTAGCGAAGATATCCGCAAGGAGCGTATCGAGCTGGCTGGTGACGAGGATGGGAAAGCCCGCTAG
- a CDS encoding ATP-binding protein — MRDSQNQFSLFAEDVPEQSLIEYKTSKNGNLPKDIWESITAFTNADGGKIIFGITPDQKHVGLSVGDIDLIQRNIQSDTLNSYSFRIHTEISVVGDTVTVYVPPAPAPVRPVYHLKQGPVEGARVRVGSSNEKLDDEWIRRFAVAAKGGAELLWIDASAEIVLDKAAITQYIEKLNKTRGGVYTKYTYDELLPKLNIVNDKNQISLFGMLSFSNDASLQDLVSPTMTVSITQYTGTAKVTTDGTTAYRDKREFFGPVNRQFDAALAYILDKVPIQGVIDKKSGLRTDDYLVPALAIREALANTLAHRDYSVHSSKIQIDLYADRIEFINPGKSLIPINELERTSSATRNPLLMNFMREMGYTEHLARGIRTIKYELRKAGLKEPSFQNTSTSFVATIHSTAFITAEDKAWLEKFKGLRLNERQMACLIVLKTSMDGINNSEYRELNGLNQMGDDKKTNKELRRMVDKGVLVKHGDYINTRYYLADAYITE, encoded by the coding sequence ATGCGCGATTCACAAAATCAGTTTTCTCTGTTTGCGGAAGATGTTCCCGAACAAAGTTTGATTGAGTACAAAACGTCAAAAAACGGAAATTTGCCCAAAGATATCTGGGAGTCAATAACCGCTTTCACAAACGCCGACGGCGGGAAAATAATATTTGGAATTACTCCGGACCAAAAACATGTCGGGCTGTCGGTCGGCGACATAGATCTGATCCAAAGAAACATCCAGAGTGATACCCTGAATTCTTATAGCTTTAGGATTCACACTGAGATATCGGTCGTCGGAGACACTGTAACTGTGTATGTTCCCCCGGCTCCCGCACCGGTCAGGCCCGTGTATCATCTGAAGCAAGGCCCCGTCGAAGGGGCCAGGGTCAGGGTCGGCTCGTCAAACGAAAAACTGGATGATGAATGGATTCGTAGATTTGCCGTTGCCGCCAAGGGTGGGGCTGAACTACTCTGGATTGATGCTTCAGCCGAAATCGTATTGGACAAAGCCGCCATTACGCAGTACATCGAAAAGCTCAACAAAACCCGAGGCGGCGTCTATACCAAATACACGTATGACGAATTGCTCCCCAAACTCAATATTGTCAATGACAAAAATCAAATTTCACTCTTTGGTATGCTGTCTTTTTCAAACGATGCTTCCCTGCAGGATTTAGTAAGTCCGACCATGACCGTGTCGATAACGCAGTACACCGGCACTGCCAAAGTAACAACTGACGGGACGACCGCCTATAGAGATAAGAGAGAGTTCTTCGGTCCCGTCAACAGACAGTTCGATGCCGCCCTGGCGTACATACTGGACAAAGTCCCGATACAAGGCGTCATCGACAAAAAGTCCGGCCTGCGAACAGACGATTATTTAGTACCGGCGCTTGCCATACGGGAAGCTTTGGCCAACACATTGGCTCATAGAGATTACAGTGTCCATTCCTCCAAAATCCAGATAGATTTATACGCGGACCGAATTGAATTCATCAATCCTGGCAAAAGCCTCATTCCTATCAACGAACTTGAGCGTACGTCTTCCGCCACCAGAAATCCATTGCTCATGAATTTCATGCGTGAAATGGGTTACACCGAGCATCTTGCGCGCGGCATCAGAACAATCAAATACGAACTAAGGAAAGCTGGGCTGAAGGAGCCTAGTTTCCAAAACACCAGCACGTCTTTCGTGGCGACCATACATAGCACTGCGTTCATAACCGCAGAGGACAAAGCCTGGCTCGAAAAATTCAAAGGCCTACGCCTAAACGAGCGGCAGATGGCGTGCCTGATCGTGCTGAAGACGTCTATGGACGGCATAAATAACAGCGAATATAGAGAATTAAACGGTCTGAACCAAATGGGTGACGATAAGAAAACCAACAAAGAACTCCGCAGAATGGTCGACAAAGGCGTGTTGGTAAAACACGGCGACTACATAAACACCAGGTACTATTTGGCAGACGCTTACATAACTGAGTAG
- a CDS encoding PAS domain-containing protein — protein MPKLPTDKIISCFYDSSEDCVKVISPDGILMSFNPNGLKIMEIDDERDVLGKDWLSFWREGLEHKAATALLQASAGKLAKFEGYCPTFKGTMKYWEVSLAPLINDYGDVQWILITSRDMTKYKELEQTVEELENKLQTLQAK, from the coding sequence ATGCCGAAATTACCGACAGATAAAATAATTAGTTGCTTCTACGACTCGTCAGAAGATTGTGTCAAAGTGATCAGTCCAGACGGGATTTTGATGTCGTTCAATCCGAACGGTTTGAAAATAATGGAAATCGACGACGAAAGGGATGTACTGGGCAAAGACTGGTTGTCATTCTGGCGCGAGGGCCTGGAACATAAAGCTGCTACTGCGCTACTCCAGGCCAGTGCTGGCAAATTGGCTAAATTCGAAGGTTACTGTCCAACATTCAAGGGAACAATGAAGTACTGGGAAGTGTCCTTAGCTCCACTTATCAACGATTACGGCGACGTACAGTGGATACTTATCACCTCACGGGACATGACAAAGTACAAGGAACTTGAACAAACTGTTGAAGAATTAGAGAACAAGCTTCAGACGCTACAAGCTAAGTAA
- a CDS encoding NUDIX domain-containing protein: MDNEILDLVDENDSVIGTINRKDYSQLLAESLGYIRASELFIVNDEGKIWIPVRTAAKTIAPNGYDYSAAGHVEAGDTYIDTIIRETKEEINLDIHAGQLELVAKMKSDNVRYFRSIFLVHSNATPEFNKDDFTSAEWLTPAELIARIDGGHPAKASLRESVVALQEHLGSL; the protein is encoded by the coding sequence ATGGATAATGAAATACTTGATTTAGTAGATGAGAATGACAGTGTAATCGGAACGATCAATCGTAAAGATTACAGTCAGCTCCTCGCAGAGAGTCTTGGATATATCCGAGCTTCTGAGTTATTTATAGTAAATGACGAGGGTAAAATCTGGATACCAGTTCGGACAGCGGCGAAAACTATTGCTCCGAACGGCTATGATTACAGCGCTGCCGGCCATGTCGAAGCGGGAGACACATATATAGACACGATAATCCGTGAGACAAAAGAAGAAATAAACCTTGACATACATGCCGGGCAGTTAGAGCTTGTGGCTAAGATGAAATCAGATAACGTCAGATATTTTCGTAGTATCTTCCTCGTCCACAGCAATGCAACTCCTGAGTTCAATAAAGATGATTTTACTAGTGCTGAATGGCTAACGCCTGCTGAATTGATAGCTCGTATCGATGGCGGTCATCCCGCCAAGGCAAGCTTGCGGGAAAGTGTTGTTGCGCTACAGGAGCACCTGGGTTCGCTCTAA